The Tenacibaculum sp. MAR_2010_89 genome has a window encoding:
- a CDS encoding chorismate-binding protein, with product MSIFIHIEKSFKEGLPFVSYRKPNSKKISAFFQKDTSLNIIDEYSNSGFVFAPFNNTDDAIFIPKESSIYIEEEQPIFDFKLHPKNTSINYLSKENHIDLVKKGIDAINNNDFQKVVLSRKELVELENFDCLVVFKNLLSIYANAMVYVWFHPKVGLWLGATPETLVKIDGNSFETMSLAGTQPYQENENAIWNQKEIDEQQFVTDYIVEKLTPISESIHTGKTETIKAGSILHLKTKITGTFKVKNSKLIAALHPTPAVCGLPKEESKNFILKNELYKRSYYTGFLGELNNNEKQTQLFVNLRCMQIISNNAIIYIGGGITKDSIPEKEWEETVAKALVMKKVL from the coding sequence TTGAGCATTTTTATCCATATTGAAAAATCCTTTAAAGAAGGACTTCCTTTTGTTTCATATAGAAAACCTAATAGTAAAAAGATTAGCGCGTTTTTTCAAAAAGATACTTCTTTAAACATTATTGATGAATATTCAAATAGTGGATTTGTTTTTGCCCCATTTAATAATACTGATGATGCTATTTTTATTCCAAAAGAATCATCTATCTATATAGAAGAAGAACAACCTATATTTGATTTTAAACTACATCCTAAAAATACTTCAATTAACTATTTATCTAAAGAAAATCATATTGATTTAGTAAAAAAAGGAATTGACGCTATTAATAATAATGACTTTCAAAAAGTTGTTTTATCAAGAAAGGAACTTGTTGAATTGGAAAATTTTGATTGTTTAGTTGTTTTTAAAAACCTGCTATCTATTTACGCCAATGCAATGGTATATGTTTGGTTTCATCCAAAGGTAGGTTTATGGCTTGGCGCTACTCCTGAAACACTTGTTAAAATAGATGGAAATTCATTTGAAACAATGTCACTTGCTGGTACACAACCCTACCAAGAAAATGAAAATGCAATTTGGAATCAGAAAGAAATTGATGAACAACAATTTGTTACTGATTATATAGTTGAAAAATTAACTCCAATAAGTGAAAGCATACATACAGGTAAAACAGAAACCATAAAGGCAGGGAGTATTTTACATTTAAAAACAAAAATAACAGGAACTTTTAAAGTTAAAAACTCTAAACTCATTGCTGCTTTACATCCAACTCCTGCCGTTTGTGGGTTACCAAAAGAAGAGTCTAAAAATTTTATTCTTAAAAATGAGCTCTATAAACGATCATATTACACAGGTTTTCTTGGCGAATTAAATAACAACGAAAAACAAACTCAGCTTTTTGTTAATTTACGTTGTATGCAAATTATAAGTAACAATGCTATTATTTATATAGGAGGAGGAATTACTAAAGATAGTATTCCTGAAAAAGAATGGGAAGAAACTGTAGCAAAAGCTTTGGTTATGAAAAAAGTTCTATAA
- a CDS encoding PUR family DNA/RNA-binding protein — translation MSERVEQEEIFSQVLRAGRRTYFFDVRSTKADDYYLTITESKKFTHDDGSFHYQKHKIYLYKEDFSDFREMLDKATDYIVKEKGEEVISERHQKDYKKEETEAVAEASTDSFTDVSFDDI, via the coding sequence ATGAGCGAGAGAGTTGAACAAGAAGAAATTTTTTCACAGGTTTTAAGAGCTGGAAGAAGAACCTATTTTTTTGATGTTAGGTCTACAAAAGCAGATGATTACTATTTAACTATTACAGAAAGTAAGAAATTTACTCATGATGATGGTTCTTTTCATTACCAAAAACATAAAATTTACTTATACAAAGAAGATTTTTCTGACTTTAGAGAAATGTTAGATAAAGCTACTGATTATATAGTAAAAGAAAAAGGTGAAGAAGTTATTAGTGAACGTCACCAAAAAGATTACAAAAAGGAAGAAACTGAAGCTGTAGCTGAAGCATCAACTGATAGTTTTACAGATGTTTCTTTTGATGATATATAA
- a CDS encoding ABC transporter ATP-binding protein codes for MKALKYLNKYFIKYKWRLLAGIVITVLSKLLALRIPAIIRDSLNVVENYINGDIKDLADVKKELLYNVFFIIIVTLIAGFFTFLMRQTIIVMSRLIEFDLKNEIYKQYQHLSINFYKKNRTGDLMNRISEDVSKVRMYFGPAIMYSINMIVLFIVGFTQMIQIDATLTMYTLIPFPVLSISIFVLSRQINKKSAIVQKYLSKLTTFNQEFFSGINVVKSYAIEKAVITNFDALADVSKEKNIELHKIQALFFPLMILLIGISNIIVLYVGGQQYINGEVQIGVIAEFFLYVNILTWPVAIVGWVTSIVQQAETSQQRINEFLEQVPEIKNNVKTNTEVNGKVVFNNVTLTYDDTNITALKNISFTVEQGETIAILGKTGSGKSTIVNLISRLYDTSTGEVLIDDVNILDSNLYDIRNQIGFVPQDPFLFSDTIENNIKFGKEDASKEEIIAAARNAVIHDNIAEFKNGYDTILGERGVTLSGGQKQRTSIARAIIKNPKILIFDDCLSAVDTETEEKILSNLEKVSKNKTTFIISHRVSSAKNADKIIVLDEGEIVQQGVHNQLIEEDGYYKELYNQQLLEKEI; via the coding sequence TTGAAAGCATTAAAATACTTAAATAAATATTTTATAAAATACAAATGGAGATTATTAGCTGGTATCGTTATAACGGTGTTATCTAAACTTCTAGCATTAAGAATACCTGCAATAATTAGAGATTCATTAAACGTTGTAGAGAATTATATAAATGGAGATATTAAAGATTTAGCGGATGTAAAGAAAGAATTATTGTATAATGTATTCTTTATAATTATAGTTACATTAATTGCTGGTTTTTTTACATTTTTAATGAGGCAAACGATTATCGTAATGTCTAGATTAATTGAGTTTGATTTGAAAAATGAGATATATAAACAATATCAACATTTATCAATTAATTTTTATAAAAAAAATAGGACAGGTGATTTAATGAATAGGATAAGTGAAGATGTTTCTAAAGTGCGTATGTATTTTGGTCCAGCTATTATGTATTCTATAAATATGATTGTATTGTTTATAGTGGGCTTTACACAAATGATACAAATTGATGCTACATTAACAATGTACACTTTAATACCTTTTCCAGTTTTATCAATTTCAATTTTTGTATTAAGTAGACAGATAAATAAAAAAAGTGCCATTGTACAAAAGTATTTATCTAAACTAACAACGTTTAATCAAGAGTTTTTTTCAGGAATTAATGTAGTTAAATCCTATGCAATTGAGAAAGCTGTAATTACTAATTTTGATGCTTTAGCAGATGTTAGTAAAGAAAAAAATATTGAATTACATAAAATCCAAGCATTGTTTTTCCCTTTAATGATTTTGCTAATTGGTATAAGTAATATCATTGTATTATATGTAGGTGGACAGCAATATATAAATGGGGAAGTTCAAATAGGAGTTATAGCAGAGTTTTTTTTATATGTAAATATACTTACCTGGCCTGTCGCAATAGTAGGTTGGGTTACCTCAATAGTTCAACAGGCCGAAACTTCTCAGCAAAGAATAAATGAATTTTTAGAGCAAGTTCCAGAAATTAAGAATAATGTAAAAACGAATACTGAGGTTAATGGAAAGGTTGTGTTTAATAATGTTACACTCACGTATGATGATACTAATATTACTGCATTAAAAAATATAAGTTTTACTGTTGAACAAGGTGAAACAATAGCTATTTTAGGGAAAACTGGTAGTGGTAAATCTACTATAGTAAACTTGATATCTAGATTGTATGATACTTCAACAGGTGAGGTGTTAATAGATGATGTTAATATACTAGACAGCAATTTGTACGACATAAGAAATCAAATAGGTTTTGTACCACAAGATCCTTTTTTATTTTCTGATACAATAGAGAATAATATAAAATTCGGAAAAGAAGATGCCAGTAAAGAAGAAATAATTGCTGCTGCAAGAAATGCCGTAATTCATGATAATATAGCAGAATTTAAAAATGGTTATGATACTATTTTAGGAGAGCGTGGTGTTACTTTATCGGGAGGTCAAAAGCAAAGAACGTCAATTGCAAGAGCTATTATAAAGAATCCGAAAATTTTAATTTTCGATGATTGTTTATCAGCTGTAGACACAGAAACAGAGGAGAAAATATTATCAAATTTAGAAAAAGTTTCAAAAAATAAGACAACTTTCATAATCAGTCATAGAGTTTCTTCAGCCAAAAATGCTGATAAAATTATTGTATTAGATGAAGGAGAAATAGTGCAACAAGGTGTTCATAATCAGTTAATAGAAGAAGATGGTTACTATAAAGAATTGTATAACCAACAACTTTTAGAAAAAGAAATCTAA
- a CDS encoding Glu/Leu/Phe/Val dehydrogenase: MTSEIIDSKDLKNDPVFGQLSFDNHEQIVFCNDEDTGLKAIIGIHNTTLGPALGGTRMWQYKSEWEALNDVLRLSRGMTFKSAITGLNLGGGKAVIIGDAKTQKNDNLMRKFGEFVNSLSGKYITAEDVGMETRDMDIIREVTPHVTGVSESIGGSGNPSPVTAYGVYMGMKAAAKYKFGSDNLAGKKILVQGVGHVGETLVKHITDEGAKVILNDISEARLEELSKKYNANVVLGNDIYGLDVDIYAPCALGATLNDTTINQLQAKVVAGAANNQLANEIKHGKLLQEKGIAYAPDFLINAGGIINVYAEVAGYGKDESKKRTENIYNTTLEIFDLAQKENITTHRAALNIAQARINARKKEQNS; the protein is encoded by the coding sequence ATGACATCAGAAATCATTGATTCTAAGGACCTTAAAAACGACCCTGTATTTGGTCAATTATCTTTTGACAACCATGAACAAATCGTTTTTTGCAACGACGAAGATACAGGTTTAAAAGCAATAATTGGTATTCATAATACAACTTTAGGACCTGCTTTAGGAGGTACTAGAATGTGGCAATACAAAAGTGAATGGGAAGCTTTAAATGATGTATTACGTTTATCTCGTGGTATGACTTTTAAATCTGCCATAACAGGATTAAACCTTGGTGGTGGTAAGGCTGTTATAATTGGTGATGCTAAAACACAAAAGAACGATAACTTGATGCGCAAGTTTGGTGAGTTTGTTAATTCTTTAAGTGGAAAATATATCACTGCAGAAGATGTAGGAATGGAAACTCGCGATATGGATATTATTCGTGAAGTTACTCCTCATGTAACTGGTGTATCAGAATCTATAGGTGGATCAGGTAATCCATCTCCTGTAACTGCTTATGGTGTATACATGGGTATGAAAGCTGCTGCTAAATACAAGTTTGGATCTGATAACTTAGCAGGTAAAAAAATATTAGTTCAAGGAGTTGGTCATGTTGGTGAAACTTTGGTTAAGCACATAACTGATGAAGGAGCAAAAGTAATATTAAACGACATTAGTGAAGCTCGCCTAGAAGAGTTAAGTAAAAAATACAATGCTAATGTAGTACTAGGTAATGATATTTATGGTTTAGATGTTGATATTTATGCTCCTTGTGCATTAGGTGCCACTTTAAACGACACAACCATTAATCAATTACAAGCAAAAGTTGTTGCTGGTGCTGCAAATAACCAACTAGCTAATGAAATTAAGCATGGTAAGTTACTACAAGAAAAAGGGATTGCTTATGCCCCTGATTTTTTAATTAATGCTGGAGGTATTATAAATGTTTATGCAGAAGTAGCTGGATACGGTAAAGATGAAAGTAAAAAAAGAACTGAAAATATTTACAATACTACTTTAGAAATCTTTGATTTAGCACAAAAAGAAAACATTACTACTCATAGAGCTGCTTTAAATATTGCTCAAGCAAGAATTAATGCACGTAAAAAAGAACAAAATAGTTAA
- the nusB gene encoding transcription antitermination factor NusB — protein sequence MINRRHIRVKVMQSVYAMQQSNSDDLIREEKFLKHSIQKMFDLYVLNLQLLIEIQKLARKRIELSKKKILATKEDLNPNQKFINNRLINLLSESVSLDSYVELNNLNYWDLDDKYVQIIFDELLASELYSKYMDTVEDSYNVDRSFVISFFREIIAPNEKIADYFEDKMISWVDDMPFVNTWVLKTLNKQSPKNPFILGSLYKDNDDKQFVSDLFNKTMLNHHKYEDQIKEKTPNWETDRIADIDMILIKMAITEFLHFPSIPSRVTINEFIELAKDYSTNKSGYFINGVLDKLAKDYLASNAMVKIGRGLL from the coding sequence ATGATAAATAGGAGACATATTCGAGTTAAAGTAATGCAATCTGTTTATGCTATGCAGCAATCAAACAGCGATGATTTAATTAGAGAAGAAAAGTTTTTAAAACATAGCATTCAAAAAATGTTTGACTTGTATGTTTTAAACCTTCAATTACTTATTGAAATACAGAAGTTAGCTCGTAAAAGAATTGAACTTTCAAAAAAGAAAATCTTAGCTACTAAAGAAGATTTAAACCCCAACCAAAAATTTATTAATAATAGACTTATAAACTTGCTTTCAGAAAGCGTTAGTTTAGATAGTTATGTTGAATTAAATAATTTAAATTACTGGGATTTAGATGACAAATATGTTCAAATAATTTTTGATGAGTTACTAGCTAGTGAATTGTATTCAAAATATATGGACACAGTTGAAGATTCATATAATGTTGATCGTAGTTTTGTTATCAGTTTTTTTAGAGAAATAATAGCTCCAAATGAAAAAATAGCAGATTATTTTGAAGATAAAATGATTTCTTGGGTAGATGATATGCCATTTGTTAATACTTGGGTATTAAAAACACTTAATAAACAGAGCCCTAAAAATCCTTTTATACTAGGAAGCCTTTATAAAGATAATGACGACAAGCAATTTGTATCAGATTTATTTAACAAAACAATGCTGAATCATCATAAATATGAAGACCAAATTAAGGAAAAGACTCCTAATTGGGAAACAGATAGAATAGCAGATATTGATATGATATTAATCAAAATGGCTATCACTGAATTCTTACATTTTCCATCAATACCTAGTAGGGTTACAATTAATGAATTTATAGAGCTAGCTAAAGACTATTCTACAAATAAAAGTGGTTATTTCATTAATGGTGTTTTAGATAAACTAGCGAAAGATTATCTTGCTTCAAATGCAATGGTAAAAATTGGTAGAGGTTTATTATAA
- a CDS encoding DUF1573 domain-containing protein, translating into MKKTILTLAVAISSCFLISCAEGNAKSKIKKENIASALKRDNDISKGAPIAKFDKEVYDFGKVAEGDIVETTFVITNTGKSDLVITDAKATCGCTVPVWPKDPIAPGKTADIKVSFNTNGKPNKQSKSVTLSTNTENGREVIKISGMVTPKEK; encoded by the coding sequence ATGAAAAAAACAATATTAACCTTGGCTGTTGCAATCTCTTCATGTTTTTTAATTTCATGTGCAGAGGGAAATGCAAAATCAAAAATTAAAAAAGAAAATATAGCTAGCGCCCTAAAAAGAGATAACGATATTAGTAAGGGAGCTCCAATTGCTAAATTTGACAAAGAAGTTTATGACTTTGGAAAAGTAGCAGAAGGAGACATTGTTGAAACAACTTTTGTTATTACAAATACAGGTAAATCTGATTTAGTTATTACAGACGCTAAAGCTACTTGTGGGTGTACTGTTCCTGTATGGCCAAAAGATCCTATTGCCCCAGGTAAAACTGCTGATATAAAAGTTAGTTTTAATACAAATGGAAAACCAAATAAACAATCAAAATCTGTTACTTTATCTACTAATACAGAAAATGGTAGAGAAGTAATTAAAATATCTGGGATGGTAACTCCTAAAGAAAAATAA
- the yajC gene encoding preprotein translocase subunit YajC: MLTQTFFLQASGGGIMSMLPFILMIGVLYFFMIRPQMARQKKEKKFQVSIQKGTKVVTSSGIHGKIVEINDNDNTVSIETGAGKIKFERSAISLELSKKYNTEVKK; the protein is encoded by the coding sequence ATGTTAACACAAACATTTTTTTTACAAGCTAGTGGTGGCGGAATAATGAGCATGCTTCCTTTTATTTTAATGATTGGAGTTTTATATTTTTTTATGATTCGCCCTCAAATGGCACGTCAGAAGAAAGAAAAAAAATTCCAAGTTTCAATTCAAAAAGGAACTAAAGTTGTTACTTCTAGTGGAATTCATGGTAAGATTGTTGAAATTAATGATAATGACAATACGGTGTCCATTGAAACAGGTGCTGGTAAAATAAAATTTGAACGATCAGCTATATCTTTAGAACTTAGTAAAAAGTACAATACGGAAGTAAAAAAATAA
- a CDS encoding YbbR-like domain-containing protein, with amino-acid sequence MKKSFNIPKSFIGFLIASLFFWLLINLSKEYTTEASFLVNYKNLELNKIMLNSPEENIIINIKGSGFKLITTRFSKKIITLDLKKLQKKLGENYFLLTKNHNAEIQKQLKSGIKLISIQKDSIQFKINQLNSKKVPIKANLNITFKKGFDLNTPLKITPDSILLSGTKKSLETINVIYTEKKDLINISESTTKKLNLVIPEKIRVKNNNATVSFDVDKFTEGEIEVPITIKNSPEKESINIFPKTVIITYKVGLKNFNRINTNSFDVSCDYKLTKKNNLTYLVPHLNVKTNLVSSVRMIPNKIDFLIHK; translated from the coding sequence GTGAAAAAATCTTTTAACATACCCAAATCATTTATAGGATTCCTAATAGCTTCCTTATTTTTTTGGCTATTAATAAATCTTTCTAAAGAATATACTACTGAAGCTTCTTTTCTTGTTAATTACAAAAATTTAGAATTAAACAAAATAATGCTTAATTCTCCAGAAGAGAATATTATTATCAATATAAAAGGCAGTGGTTTTAAACTAATAACAACTCGCTTCTCTAAAAAGATAATTACACTAGATTTAAAAAAACTTCAAAAAAAATTAGGAGAGAATTATTTTCTTCTAACTAAAAACCACAACGCTGAAATTCAAAAACAATTAAAATCTGGCATCAAACTAATTTCAATCCAAAAAGACTCTATTCAATTTAAAATAAACCAATTGAACTCTAAAAAAGTCCCTATTAAAGCAAACTTGAATATTACTTTCAAAAAAGGATTTGATTTAAATACTCCATTAAAAATAACTCCAGACTCTATTCTTCTTTCTGGAACGAAAAAAAGCTTAGAAACCATTAATGTTATTTACACAGAAAAAAAAGATTTGATTAATATTTCTGAAAGTACCACTAAAAAATTAAATTTAGTTATTCCTGAAAAAATTAGAGTAAAAAACAACAATGCAACTGTAAGTTTTGATGTTGACAAATTCACTGAAGGTGAAATAGAAGTGCCTATTACCATAAAAAATTCACCAGAAAAAGAAAGCATTAATATTTTCCCAAAAACTGTAATTATTACATACAAAGTTGGCTTAAAGAACTTTAACCGAATCAACACTAATTCTTTTGATGTTTCTTGTGATTACAAGCTTACCAAAAAAAATAACTTGACATATTTAGTACCGCATTTGAATGTAAAAACTAACTTAGTTTCTTCAGTGAGAATGATTCCAAATAAAATAGATTTTTTAATACATAAATAA
- the coaE gene encoding dephospho-CoA kinase (Dephospho-CoA kinase (CoaE) performs the final step in coenzyme A biosynthesis.) yields the protein MVIGLTGGIGSGKSTVAKLFSKFNNIAIYNADLEAKKLMNTSSEIKNKLIKEFSNEVYKSNQLNRPFLANIVFNNNEKLNTLNNIVHPVVHNHLNNFIKINNNKEYILYENAILFENKSNLFCDKIITVTAPIKTRIQRVIKRDNSTYEDVEKRINNQWKDSKKIIQSHYVIHNLSLNETEKEISRIHNFLTNTK from the coding sequence ATGGTTATAGGACTTACAGGAGGCATAGGAAGCGGTAAATCAACTGTTGCAAAATTATTTTCTAAATTCAATAATATTGCCATATACAATGCAGATTTAGAAGCTAAGAAACTGATGAATACTTCTTCTGAAATAAAAAACAAACTCATAAAAGAGTTTTCTAATGAAGTTTACAAAAGCAATCAATTAAACAGACCTTTTCTAGCTAATATTGTTTTTAATAACAATGAGAAATTAAATACACTAAACAATATTGTTCACCCAGTTGTACATAACCACCTGAATAATTTTATAAAAATCAACAATAATAAAGAATATATTCTTTACGAAAATGCTATCTTATTCGAGAATAAAAGCAATCTATTTTGCGACAAAATAATTACAGTTACGGCTCCTATAAAAACTAGAATTCAACGAGTTATAAAGAGAGACAACAGCACCTATGAAGATGTAGAAAAAAGAATCAACAACCAATGGAAAGATTCAAAAAAAATAATACAATCTCACTACGTAATTCACAACTTATCTTTAAATGAAACTGAAAAGGAAATTTCAAGAATTCATAATTTTTTAACAAACACGAAGTAA
- a CDS encoding sensor histidine kinase KdpD, which produces MGKKIFILIVVLMSISLIGIISVQVYWIKDAIKNKRQQFENDVTISLARTSERIKEREENEAYNEYSKFLETDRYRTDAEVKNFLFKQIDTTGNKSFIFGTYVEENYKIPTGFSVNDSTFIKKITGKQDFLFVQSINSKNDFSANYNEKRFSSYKRYDNWDKLQYSEMFKQRKRFYPIHKRVSNKELNNTLKEELSKRNITQNFKYGVYEDGFATPLKSGYFNIQPNDNFYYPLLEDENGNSKYKLYIKFPDKEKNMLSGMMKILLLSLLFIGIIIAAFSTSLYQLVRQKKISEIKTDFINNMTHEFKTPIATINLALDAIKNPKIINDESKVKRYVQMIRDENKRMHGQVENVLRISRLEKNQLDISKDAVDIHDIVDEAIEHIQLLVNSKNGVVKTHYKAISTEVLGNQFHLTNVLVNILENAVKYSENSPKIDVFTESTNKNFILKIKDEGIGMSKNAQKYVFDKFYREHKGNIHNVKGHGLGLAYVKEIIDSHQGTVYVESEKSKGSTFTVKLPLI; this is translated from the coding sequence ATGGGTAAAAAAATTTTTATTCTTATTGTTGTTTTAATGAGCATCTCATTAATAGGAATTATATCCGTACAAGTATACTGGATAAAAGACGCTATTAAAAATAAACGACAACAATTTGAAAACGATGTAACAATTTCTCTAGCGAGAACATCTGAACGGATTAAAGAACGTGAAGAAAATGAAGCTTACAATGAATATAGTAAATTTTTAGAAACTGATAGATACAGAACAGACGCGGAAGTAAAGAATTTCCTATTTAAACAGATAGATACAACGGGTAATAAAAGCTTTATTTTCGGAACTTACGTTGAAGAGAATTACAAAATACCTACTGGGTTTTCTGTAAATGATTCAACTTTTATAAAAAAAATAACTGGGAAACAAGATTTTTTATTTGTTCAATCTATAAACTCTAAAAATGATTTTTCAGCTAATTATAATGAAAAACGTTTTTCTTCATACAAAAGATATGATAATTGGGATAAATTACAATATTCTGAAATGTTTAAACAAAGAAAACGTTTTTATCCCATACACAAAAGAGTTAGTAATAAAGAACTAAATAACACATTAAAAGAAGAGCTAAGTAAACGAAATATAACTCAAAATTTCAAATATGGAGTATATGAAGACGGATTTGCAACCCCTTTAAAATCAGGTTATTTTAACATTCAACCAAATGATAACTTTTACTATCCCCTTTTAGAAGATGAAAACGGAAACAGTAAATATAAGTTATATATAAAATTTCCTGATAAAGAAAAAAACATGTTATCAGGCATGATGAAAATTTTATTATTGTCATTATTGTTTATTGGTATAATTATTGCGGCGTTTTCAACTTCGTTATATCAATTGGTAAGACAAAAAAAGATTTCAGAAATAAAGACTGATTTTATAAATAATATGACTCACGAATTTAAAACACCTATTGCTACTATTAATTTAGCTTTAGATGCCATTAAAAACCCAAAAATCATTAATGATGAAAGCAAGGTTAAAAGGTATGTACAAATGATTCGTGACGAAAATAAACGCATGCATGGACAAGTTGAAAATGTGTTACGAATTTCGAGGCTAGAAAAAAATCAGCTAGATATTAGTAAGGATGCTGTTGACATTCACGACATTGTAGACGAAGCTATTGAACATATACAATTATTAGTTAATAGTAAAAATGGTGTTGTAAAAACTCATTATAAAGCTATATCAACTGAAGTCCTAGGAAATCAATTTCATTTAACAAATGTATTGGTTAACATACTTGAAAATGCAGTTAAGTATTCAGAAAATTCACCAAAAATTGATGTTTTTACTGAAAGCACAAATAAAAATTTTATTTTAAAGATAAAAGACGAAGGAATTGGAATGAGTAAAAATGCTCAAAAATATGTTTTCGATAAATTTTATAGAGAGCATAAAGGAAATATTCACAATGTAAAAGGTCATGGTTTAGGGTTAGCTTATGTTAAAGAGATAATTGATAGCCACCAAGGTACCGTTTATGTTGAGAGTGAAAAAAGTAAAGGAAGTACGTTTACAGTAAAATTACCATTAATATAA
- a CDS encoding response regulator transcription factor, producing the protein MGSKKILLVEDDPNFGTVLKDYLALNDYNVTHAKDGIDGLIMFKNAEYDLCILDVMMPRKDGFSLAEDIRTTNKEIPIIFLTAKTLKEDVLRGYQVGADDYLNKPFDSEVLLHKIKAILQRKENEKSTESEEFEFKIGKFDFNSKLRHLIFNQGEAQKLSPKESKLLRMLAIHKNDLMPRELALTKIWRDDNYFTSRSMDVYIAKLRKYLKSDEHVEILNIHGEGFRLIDKS; encoded by the coding sequence ATGGGAAGTAAAAAAATTCTATTAGTAGAAGACGATCCAAATTTTGGAACCGTTCTTAAAGATTATTTAGCCCTTAACGATTACAATGTAACTCACGCTAAGGATGGAATTGACGGATTAATAATGTTTAAAAATGCAGAGTATGATTTGTGTATTTTAGATGTTATGATGCCTAGAAAAGATGGATTTTCTTTAGCAGAAGATATTCGTACAACGAATAAAGAAATTCCTATTATTTTTTTAACAGCAAAAACATTAAAAGAAGATGTTTTAAGAGGTTATCAAGTGGGGGCTGATGATTACTTAAATAAACCTTTTGATTCAGAAGTTTTATTGCATAAAATAAAGGCAATATTACAACGTAAAGAAAATGAAAAGTCAACAGAAAGTGAAGAATTTGAATTTAAGATTGGTAAATTTGACTTTAACTCAAAACTTCGTCATTTAATTTTCAATCAAGGTGAAGCGCAGAAACTATCGCCTAAAGAAAGTAAACTTCTTAGAATGTTAGCTATTCATAAAAATGATTTAATGCCTAGAGAATTAGCATTAACTAAAATATGGAGAGATGATAATTATTTCACATCACGAAGTATGGATGTATATATTGCTAAACTTAGAAAGTATCTAAAAAGTGATGAACATGTTGAAATATTAAATATTCATGGTGAAGGTTTTAGGTTAATAGATAAATCATAA